The following are encoded in a window of Bremerella cremea genomic DNA:
- a CDS encoding TolB family protein has product MKRTHTYLTQITLVLLVMVALFVAIAVYVRSVVFRLAPGGDSWEHYQSGGLFVSASPSATSVRGAIYFASPCTGKGDIYQTSQETRDATRVTSSLAFEASPLVARDAGELFFSREIDGFRHIWSQDLTTGEQNQQTFGRYQDDPLQVSSDARYLLFSRGMTYEFSSGTIGSTTLLDRKSNHIWEIGVAAAMSPASPLVAYTKGDGPDNHAVWILDLKGQASEPSKLEARGIPLQFSPDGRYLLTSRLKATAAPYGEREIWLYDLETAKDKYLLDGYTTLIFGKSNYKVIALQGEQQTLVLYDLQSMLQAPLFAVQGLRTVPRTTNDGQGVLLIEWSNSRMLAGKIWGMTSEDQGLRVISSIDCGKSINP; this is encoded by the coding sequence GTGAAACGCACTCACACTTATTTAACTCAGATCACTCTAGTGCTGTTGGTGATGGTCGCATTATTTGTGGCTATTGCGGTGTACGTGCGTAGTGTTGTGTTCCGACTTGCACCAGGGGGAGATTCCTGGGAGCACTACCAGTCCGGTGGTTTGTTCGTTTCCGCCTCGCCGTCCGCAACTTCGGTACGCGGGGCTATATACTTTGCCTCGCCTTGCACTGGGAAGGGAGATATCTACCAGACCTCCCAAGAGACACGGGATGCGACCCGAGTTACCTCAAGCCTGGCATTCGAGGCATCTCCGCTTGTTGCCAGGGATGCAGGAGAATTATTCTTCTCCAGAGAGATCGATGGATTTCGTCACATTTGGTCACAGGATTTAACGACCGGCGAGCAAAACCAGCAGACATTTGGACGTTATCAGGACGATCCCCTGCAGGTATCTTCCGACGCACGATATCTACTATTTTCAAGGGGAATGACGTATGAATTTTCAAGTGGTACGATCGGCTCGACAACGTTACTCGATCGCAAGTCCAACCACATCTGGGAGATTGGAGTGGCCGCCGCGATGTCGCCTGCTAGCCCTCTGGTCGCCTACACAAAGGGGGATGGCCCAGACAATCACGCTGTCTGGATTTTAGATTTGAAAGGCCAGGCTAGTGAACCTTCGAAATTGGAAGCACGTGGGATTCCGCTACAATTCTCCCCCGATGGACGTTACTTGTTAACGAGTCGTTTGAAGGCCACAGCGGCACCCTATGGGGAACGAGAAATTTGGCTCTACGATCTGGAAACTGCGAAAGACAAATACTTGCTGGACGGGTACACCACATTGATATTCGGCAAGTCCAATTACAAAGTAATCGCCCTGCAAGGAGAACAGCAGACTCTTGTCTTGTATGATCTGCAAAGCATGTTGCAAGCACCACTTTTCGCTGTACAAGGTTTGCGAACCGTACCGCGGACAACCAATGATGGCCAAGGGGTCTTGCTTATCGAGTGGTCAAATTCCAGGATGCTTGCCGGGAAGATCTGGGGCATGACGTCCGAAGATCAAGGTCTACGTGTCATTTCTTCGATTGATTGCGGGAAGTCTATCAACCCCTAG